From a region of the Citricoccus muralis genome:
- a CDS encoding general stress protein yields the protein MLFGPTSSDPSVSGLPRGEVLGSFPTYAEARKVVDRLAEQEFDVRTVSVVGTDLRTVERIRNRLTYPSVALRSAIQGAFFGAMIGILMTLIDPSGSGFQILYTVGLGVAIWVLFGVIGHALRKGRGVNSVQQLVPSNFDVVCEFETAHQAKQLLGRPAQAPAPAAHTPGPPANQTPAQEPTARQGPTPATHSADTAPVPSAPETEAPSRNGTFPDLPDGRPQYGVRLPEDEAKVVQERILSENAAKNTPGGQAAASFEAPSYGQQETGRKGRAGGSGRRSDPSRPVDGEGAPTAGGDRPTSGTGSAEQAQNTTAAPGETGSGEPGTSEAGSFERPAYGRRVAGDQPEAGQSEAGQPDAAQDEPERRD from the coding sequence ATGCTCTTCGGTCCCACGTCCTCCGACCCCTCGGTCAGCGGCCTGCCCCGCGGTGAGGTGCTGGGGTCCTTCCCCACCTACGCCGAGGCCCGGAAGGTCGTGGACCGACTGGCCGAGCAGGAGTTCGACGTCCGCACGGTGTCGGTCGTCGGCACCGACCTGCGCACCGTCGAGCGGATCCGCAACCGCCTGACCTACCCGTCGGTGGCCTTGCGCTCGGCCATCCAGGGTGCCTTCTTCGGTGCGATGATCGGCATCCTGATGACCCTGATCGACCCCTCTGGGTCCGGGTTCCAGATCCTGTACACGGTGGGTCTCGGCGTGGCCATCTGGGTGCTCTTCGGCGTGATCGGGCACGCACTGCGCAAGGGCCGCGGCGTGAACTCGGTCCAACAGCTGGTCCCCTCCAACTTCGACGTGGTCTGCGAGTTCGAGACGGCGCATCAGGCCAAGCAACTGCTGGGCCGACCAGCCCAGGCCCCGGCACCCGCAGCGCACACCCCCGGCCCGCCGGCCAACCAGACTCCCGCCCAGGAGCCCACGGCCCGCCAGGGCCCGACGCCGGCCACCCACTCCGCGGACACCGCACCCGTGCCGTCGGCACCGGAGACCGAGGCGCCTTCCCGCAATGGAACCTTCCCGGACCTGCCGGATGGCCGCCCCCAATACGGGGTGCGGCTGCCGGAGGACGAGGCGAAGGTCGTCCAGGAACGCATCCTCAGCGAGAATGCCGCCAAGAACACTCCGGGCGGCCAGGCGGCCGCGTCCTTCGAGGCCCCGTCCTACGGCCAGCAGGAGACCGGCCGCAAGGGCCGTGCCGGTGGCTCCGGCCGCCGTTCCGATCCCAGTCGTCCCGTCGACGGTGAAGGCGCACCGACAGCGGGCGGTGACCGGCCGACGTCGGGCACCGGGTCCGCGGAACAGGCCCAGAACACCACCGCGGCGCCGGGCGAGACCGGTTCGGGAGAACCCGGCACGAGCGAGGCGGGCTCCTTCGAACGGCCGGCTTATGGACGCCGGGTGGCCGGGGACCAGCCCGAGGCCGGCCAGTCCGAGGCCGGTCAGCCGGACGCCGCCCAGGACGAGCCTGAGCGGCGCGACTGA